The DNA window CGACCTCGCCGGGGAACGTGCGGGTCTCGCCGCCGGCGACGACGACGGTGGCCTTCAGCTTCCGGCCGGCGAGCTCTTCCGGCGCGTGCTCTGCGAACTTCACGAACCCTTCCACGCGCAAGCGATCGAGTTGCACGATGCGTAGAATCGGGCGACCGACTTCGACCCATTCGTCTTTCTGGCGGAAGACTTCGACCACTTGCCCTTCGACCGGCGCGACCAACGTGCGATCGATGATCTCGACTTGAGCGAGCCTGACCTTCGCTTCCGCGATCCGATCTTCGATCACCTCGATCGCTTGCTCGAGCTTCGCCGCCTCGATGCGCATCTGGGCGTCTTTCACGGCGAGTTGGAGCTTATCGAGCTGCACGATCGAATAGGCCCGCGCCGACAGGCGATTGGCGTCGACCGAAGCCGCGTACTCGGTCGAAGCCGAGCGATAGGCGTTCTCGGCCGCTTGGATTTCCACGGCGCTCAGCGCTCGGGCCCGAGCCGATTCGTGCTCGGCGCGGGCGACGTCGCACTGCATCTCGGCCTGCGCCTTATCGATCGCCCCCACGACATCGCCGGCGGCGACCGTGCTTCCTTCCTTCACGCTCAAAGCCGAGATGTTTCCCGAACGCTTCGCGGCGATCTCGATGTCGCGAATCAACGACACCAGGCAGTTCGCGATCTTAAACGACTTGGCTCTCGGGTTCGCGAGCGGCGCCTGCGCCGCAGACCGATCACAGCAAACCGCGCCGACACCGAGGAGCACGACGAACGCAATCCATCGCCTTGCCATGACGCATCCTCTCGCTGGAACCGAAAATTTCTCTCGCCGACACCCTCATAAGGTAAGGTACCCGACCCAGCAAACAGCGACAACTCCGTTAAAGTAGCAGGCACGTTCCACGTGCCGTAGCCACGTGCGCCGTTCGAGCTGAATGCAGCATCGCGACGCACGCAGCTCTGTTCACACTCAACTCCGTTCAATAGCCCCGGATGCATATCCGGGGCCGCACCGCAACGATCGTTCGCAATCAACTGTGGCGGACGGCACGTGGAACGTGCCTGCTACTT is part of the Planctomycetia bacterium genome and encodes:
- a CDS encoding HlyD family efflux transporter periplasmic adaptor subunit, coding for MARRWIAFVVLLGVGAVCCDRSAAQAPLANPRAKSFKIANCLVSLIRDIEIAAKRSGNISALSVKEGSTVAAGDVVGAIDKAQAEMQCDVARAEHESARARALSAVEIQAAENAYRSASTEYAASVDANRLSARAYSIVQLDKLQLAVKDAQMRIEAAKLEQAIEVIEDRIAEAKVRLAQVEIIDRTLVAPVEGQVVEVFRQKDEWVEVGRPILRIVQLDRLRVEGFVKFAEHAPEELAGRKLKATVVVAGGETRTFPGEVVFVNPVLQHGGQFRIWAEVENKGLGLRPGVEVELEILGEQ